Genomic segment of Natronoarchaeum philippinense:
CTGACGTCGAGGAATGGAAAGAGGAGGTCTACGGAACCGAAATCCGTGACCACATGGAGCGGTTCGCCGAGGAGGGATGGGACGCCATCCCGGACGACGAGCACGACGCTTGGTTCGAGCGGTTCAAGTGGTACGGCCTGTACCACCAGCGCGCCGGCCAAGAGAGCTACTTCATGATGCGGATCGGCCCGCCGGCTGGCATTCTCGAACCCGGTCAGCTTCGCAAGATCGGCGAGATTGCCAAGGAGTACTCGACCGGTCCCGCCGAGAACCCCGTGTTCGGCAACGGCTGGGCGGACTACAGCACGCGACAGGCTATCCAGCTCCACTGGATCAACATCGAGGACGTACCCGATATCTGGGACGAACTCGAAGAAGTCGGTCTCACGACGCTGCAGGCCTGCGGTGACTCTTGGCGGAACATCGTCGGCTGCCCGGTCGCCGGCAAGGACAAGCACGAGCACGTCGACGCCATCGACACCATCCACGAACTCAACGACACGTTCAAGGGCAACTCCGAGTACTCGAACCTGCCCCGCAAGTGGAAGGTGTCGGTCACCGGCTGCCAAGAGGGCTGTGGACAGGGCGACATCAACGACCTCGCCTACGAACCGGCGACCAAGGAGATCGACGGCGAAGAAGTCGAAGGGTACAACGTCCGCGTCGGCGGCGGCCTAGCGCGCAACGAGCCTCGACTGGCCCGCGACATCGACGTGTTCGTCACGCCCGAGCAGGCCTCGGCCGTCGCGGGCGGGATGTCCGCGCTGTTCCGTGACTACGGCGACCGCGAGAACCGCTACAACGCTCGCATCAAGTTCCTCGTCGACGAGTGGGGCACCGAGAAGATGCGCGACGTGCTCCAGGAGGAGTACGTCGACTTCGAGCTCCACACCGCGGGCGAGGACTACCGCGAGGAGTACTCCTACAACGCCGGCGTCGACCACGGCCACGCCGACCACGTCGGCGTCCACGAGCAGGCAGACGGCAACTACTACGTCGGCCTAGACGTGCTCGTCGGCCGGATGGGCGCCGACGACGTGATCGAACTCGCAGATCTCGCAGACGAGTACGGCAGCGGCGAGGCCCGCGTCACCCAGCGCCAGAACATCATCCTCACCGACATCCCCGAGGAGAACCTCGATGACCTGCTCGACGAACCCCTGCTGGAGGACTACAGCCCCGATCCCCATCCCTTCCAGCGCGGTTCGATCGCCTGTACCGGCACCGAGTTCTGCTCGCTGTCGATCGTCGAAACGAAGAACCGACAGGTTCGCTACTCGCGCTGGCTCAAGGACAACGTCGACCTGCCCGACGATATCGAGGACTTCCACATCCACCTCTCGGGCTGTACGGCCTCCTGCGCACAGCCCCAGATCGCCGACATCTCCCTGCGCGGCATGAAGACGCGCAAGGACGGCGAGCCCGTCGAAGCGCTCGACATCGGCCTCGGCGGCGGCCTCGGCGAGAATCCCGAGTTCGCTTCTTGGGTCGCCGAGCGCATCCCCGCCGACGAGGTCCCCGGCGCGATCGAAAACCTCGTCGAGAGCTTCAAGGACCTGCGCGAGGACGGCGAGACGTTCCGCGAGTTCGTCGTCGACCGCGACGACGAGGAGCTGGCCGACCTGATCGAGCCCGAGGAGACCAGCTACGACGACCCGTTCATGCACAACACCAAGCGGACGTGGTACCCCTACGCCGACGAGGACGACATGGACGCCAGTCCGGCGCCGACGGCGCCCGAGGACGAGCCCACTCCGGCGGACGACTGATCGGCGACGTTTCTTTTTCTCTGCCAGTGTCGGCAGTCGCGGGGGCTAAGTGGATTCGTCCCGACCGCTCGTACATGACCGACCGACTGATGAAGGTCAACGCCTACACGACGTTCGATCTGGTCGACGCGACGGTGACCGGACAGGACTTCGAGGACGACTCGCTGGCGGTGCTAAATGCGACCTCGCCGCGCAAGAACCCCGACGAGGTCAAGCTCCAGTTGGAACTCGACAACATGACCGAACAGCACCTACCGGCCCACATGGAAGAGGTCCACCTCACGCCCGAACAGGCCCGGACGCTGGCCGCCGATCTGGAGAAACACGCCGAGAAGGTCGAGGCCGCACAGTCCGAGTAGTTCGACGCGACGCCGCTGGGCCCTCGGCGGGACGCCGTTGTTCAACGATACAATGCCGCTACTCCTCGGACGTTCCGCCGACCCCGTCGTCGGCGTCACCGTCGGCGCGCTCGCGGAGCCGGTCGCGCTGTCGTTTCTCGGTGATGTGGCGCTCGCCGGCGGCCAGTTCGTCCCGCACCGCGGCTTCGTAGTCCGTGAGATCTGCATAGAAGCCGTCGCGGAACTCCTCGACGATCTCGTAGGTCCACTTGTTCTCGATCGCGCCGGCCGGGAGGTGCTCGTGGCGGAGTTCGTCCGCGAGTTCTTCGTGGCCGGCGTTGCGCAGCAACTCCTCGGCGTCGGCCATGCGATCCATCGCGTGGCCGACCTGATGGTGGGACTCCAGCAGGGCGCCGTAGGCGCGCTGGAGATACTCCGCAGCCAACTGGAACTCGTGCAGCGCGTCGCGCTCGCGGTCGGTGAGATCGGCGTCGGACATACGATACTATCGTCGAGACGAACCAAAACCGTTGCAGCCCACCGTCGGACAACCGAGTGCAGCCGCGGAATCGCCGAACGTGCCGTCGGACCCGATCACTCTTCGTTTGACGGGGATGCCGGGCCTTTTCGTGGCGAGGGATTGTCGTGCCGTTCCACCAGACTTTCAACGGGCCCGACCAAACCGTCGCCCGACACATGGAACCGCTCTGGATCGTCGTCCGAATCGTCGCGGGACTGGCGTTGATTTTGGCCAACGCCTTCTTCGTCGCCATCGAGTTCGCCCTCACGCGGGCGCGACAGTACCCCGAATCGGAGTTCGCCGAGGCCGGTCTCCAGCGGGCTTGGGACATGACCGACGACCTAGAGATCTATCTGACGAGCTGTCAGGTCGGCATCACGGCGTCGAGTATCGCGGTCGGTATCGTCGCCGAGCCGGCGCTGGCGGCGATCTTCGAGCCGCTGTTTGCGAACACAGCGCTGGCGTCGGTCGGCGCCGGTGCAGTCATCGCGTTCCTGATCATCAACCTCGTCCACCTCACTCACGGCGAGCAGACGCCGACGTACCTCGGCGTCGAGCGCTCAAAGACGGTCTGTCGGTACGGGGCGGCGCCGCTGTACTGGTTTACCTACATCATCTCGCCGATCATCAGCGTCGGCGACACGGTTGCGAAGTGGACGCTCGGGCTGATGGGCGTCGAGATGACCGGCGCGTGGCTCGAAACCGAGGCTGATGTGATCGAATCCCGCGCCGAACTTCGGAACAAGCTCGGGGAAGTTCTCGAACAGGGTGACCTCCCCGAGGAGCGCCGCGGTGAAGTGATGAACGCCTTGGATATCGGCGAGACGCCGGTCGCGGATGTGATGGTCCCCCGTGAGGAAATCGTCGCGCTCTCGACGGCCGCCGATCCCGAGGAAAACATCCGACGGGTCAACGAGTCGCCCCACACCCGCTTCCCGCTGGTCGGTGACAGTCTCGACGATTTCCGCGGCATCGTCTACGTCCCCGAACTGACCCGCCAGTGGGAACAGCTCGGTAAGGGAGAGGTCGACCTCGAGGAGGTTGCCTACCAGCCGATGGTCGTCGACGCCGACGAGTCGGTCAGCGACGCGGTCGACCAGTTCCAAGAAGCTGGTCAGGAGCTCGCACTCGTCCGCGACGGCGAGGAGACCGTCGGGCTCGTCACGACGACTGACACCGTTGAGGAAGTGATGGGCGAACTCCGGGACCCGCTCGACGAGCAGTACGGCTCAAATCAGGTTTGACCCGACGAGCAGCAACTCGGATCCAAACAGCGCGAGCGCGGTGAGCGCCGCGACGCCGTAGGCCAGCGCGCCCGCAGCGCGGTCGCGGACGAGTCTGGCGGCCACCACACAGACGAGCAGCGTGGCGGCCGAGAACCCCGGGATCAACAGGGCGCCGACGACCGGGCCGGCGGTTCGGTCGGCGACGAGACTGCCGTCGGCGCCGATCGTCCAGTGGATCGTCATCGGATCGGACAGCGTCGCGGCCGCCCAGACGCCGACCGCGACGGTGAACGCGGTCAGCACGACGGCGGTGGCCTGCAGGGGGCGGTACGCCCGCGCGAGTCGGTCGAGGATCGGTTCCGCGGCGTCGCCGTTCGAGGTGACGGTGATCGGCATCTCGTACGAATGGACGACGTGCAGGGATGTAGTACCGCGAGCACGACTTCAGTCGCTGCAGTCGGCGGTACTGATTTATGGTGGTCTCGTGTCGAGTGTGCTACAGTGAGTGAGGACTGCGAGATCGAAGCCGTCGCGGCGGTGCTCGAAGACGGGACGGCCCGGACGATCCTCACCCAGACGAGTCTGGAACCCATGTCAGCGACCACGTTGAGCGAGCGCTGTGACGCCTCGAAGCCGACGGTGTATCGGCGGCTGGACGACTTGCGAGAACTCGACTTGCTGGTCGAGCAGACCGAGCCCGATCCGGAGGGCGGCCACCACCAAACAGTGTACGCGACGAATATGGAACGGATCACCGTCGAACTGCGCGACGGCGAGTTACACCTCAGCGTCGACCGGCGGCCGGACATCGCCGACCGGTTCACGCGGCTGATCGAGGGGATCTGACCGTGGAGACCGTCCCGCTCCAGCTGGCCGAGACGTTCCGGCCGCCCGACTACGTTATCCTGTTCAGCCAGCTCAGTGGCCTCGCAAGCGCAGTCATCGGACTGTTCATCGCCTATCAGGCCTATCGGGGCTACCGACGCAACGACTCCCGGCCGATGTTGTTTATCGCAATCGGATTCTTCCTCACGCTCGGCATCCCGCTGGCGCTGTTTCCGGCCCAACTCGTGCTTTCGACCGCCGGACGCACTATCGCGCTCGTTATCCAGCAGTGCAGCCAGCTTGCCGGGCTGTTGACGATCCTCTACGCGCTCCGGATGGAGCCCTGACTCAGGCCGTCAGGCGCTCGTACTCCTCGTCGGTGAGTTCGATCGACGACGCCGCGACGTTCTCTTCGAGATGCTCGATCGAGGACGTGCCAGGAATCGGCAGCATCACGTCGGAGTGTTCGAGCAGCCACGCCAGCCCGATCTGGTAGCGGGAGGCGTCGTGGGCATCGGCGACCTCGTCCAGCACGGCCTCCTTGTCGCCGAGGTCGCCCGCGCCCAGCGGGAACCACGGAATGAAGCCGATGCCGGCGTCCTCGCAGGCGTCGAGCACGGCTTCGGACTCGCGGTTGCCGAGGTTGTACTCGTTTTGGACGGTGACGATGTCGGTGATCTCGCGCGCCGCGTCGAGCTGTTCGGCGTCGACGTTGCTCAGCCCGACGTGACGAATCAGCCCCTCGTCTTGCAACTCAGCCAGCGCCGTCACCGAGTCCTCGAACGGCGTCTCGGGATCGGGACGGTGGAACTGATAGAGGTCGATCGTCTCGACGCCGAGCCGGTCGAGACTCGACAGGGCGGCGTCCCGCAGGTAGTCGGGATCGCCCATCGGCAACCAGTCGCCGTCTCGGTTCCGGAGCAGGCCGCCCTTCGTGGCGACGAGCACGTCGTCGCGGTACTCGGGATCGTCGAGCAGCGCCTCGCGGAGCAGTCGCTCGCTGACGCCGGGGCCGTAGGAGTCGGCGGTGTCGATGAAGTCGACGCCGATATCGACAGCACGTCGGAGCACCGCCTTCGCGTTGTCTACGTCGTCGGGTTCGCCGATGATCCCTTCGCCCGTGATTCGCATGGCGCCGTAGCCGAGTCGGTGGATCTCGTCGTCGCCGCCAAGCTCGAACGTGTCGCTCTGGTTTTCGACCATACTGTGACGGTGGACGCTCTGCCGGTTAGGGCTGAGGGTAGCGGCGTGCGCGACCGGCGGTCGAAGCGGTCGTGGTCACGTTCGTCGACCCCGTGGTGCTGACGGCGTCACGACGCCGCGGCGAGGGCAGCGTCCTGCAACGGTACGACGCCGAAGTTGGGGACGCGACGGCGTCCCGGCAACATCCTCGTCGGTCGCGGGGTCTTTGAACCGGGAGAGAGTGCCGGTCGTGTAGTGAGCACAGACGACTCCAGCGCGTTCGATCGCTACCGTGAGGACGTCGACCGGCCACTGGCCCGACTGTTTCGGGAGTACGGCGTCCCGCGGTGGCGGCTGTTGTCGCTGGGGTTGGTAGCGAACGTGATCGCGCAGGCGGCGTCGCTGGTGCCGCCGGTCGTACTGGGCGCGGCGATCGACTCGCTGTTTCGGGGCGAGGAGGCCTACAGCCTCCTCTTCGTCCCGCAGGCGTGGATTCCAGCCACGCCGGAGGCCCAGTTCTGGTTCTCGGTGGCGCTGATCGCCGTATCCTTTCTCGCCACGGCGCTTTTCACGTGGATCTACGGCGTCGTCGGCAACGAGTTCGCCCACGGCGTGATGTACGCCGTCCGGTCTGACAGCTTCGAGAAGCTGCTGGCGCTGGACATGGCCTTCTTCGACGACAAGCAGACCGGCGAGGTGATGGCGATTCTGAACAACGACGCCTCGAATCTGGAGCGGTTTCTCGACGACGCCTTGATGAACTCGCTGCGCTTGGTCGTGATGGTCGGCGGTATCGCCGCGGTGCTTTTCGGGCTCCACCGCCAACTCGCGGCGGTCACGCTCGTCGCGGTCCCGCTGATGGTCGGGTTCACGTGGTGGTTCATGCGCGCGATCGCGCCGCGGTATCGCCGGCGTCAGGAGTCGGTCGCCGCGTTCAACACCCGGATCGAGAACGGCGTCAGCGGCGTCGAACTCGCCAAGACGACCGCGAGCGAGCCCCACGAGATCGAGCGGGTCGACGACGCCGCCCACGACCTCTACCGGAAGATTATGTCGGTGTTGCGCCTGAGCTATCTCTACCGGCCGGGGATGGAGCTGCTGGCGGGCGTCTCGTTCGCGGTGACGTTTCTGGTCGGCGGATACTGGCTGCTGACCGACACGGCGCCGCTGTTTCTCACCGGCGAGTTGCGGGTCGGCACGTTCGTCACGTTCGTGTTCATGAGCCAGCGGATCGTCGCCCCGCTGGCGGAGGTGTCCGACATCGTCGACCAGACCCAAAACGCCAAGGCTTCCGCAGAGCGCGTGTTCGGACTCTCGGACATCCCGACTCACGTCGACGACCGAGACGACGCCGTCGAACTGACCGACGCCGACGGCCGCGTCGAGTACGACGACGTGACTTTCGCCTACGACTCGGCGCTGACCGCCGACGGCGACGAGGAGACGGTGATCGACGGTGTCTCGGTCGACGCCGCCCCCGGCGAGACGGTCGCGCTCGTCGGGCCGACCGGCGCCGGAAAGTCGACGTTGGTCAAACTGCTCGTCCGGCTCTACGACGTGACCGACGGCGCGGTGCGGGTCGACGGCCGGGACGTGCGCGAGTACTCGCTCGCCAGCCTGCGCCGGCAGGTCGGCTACGTCAGCCAGGACACGTTCCTGTTCGACGGCACCATCGCCGAGAACGTCCGCTACGGACGCTTCGACGCCGAGTACGACGCCGTCGTCGAGGCGGCGAAAGCGGCGGAGGCCCACGAGTTCATCCAGAGCCTCCCCGACGGCTACGACACCGAGGTCGGCGAGCGCGGCGTCAAACTCTCGGGCGGCCAGCGCCAGCGCATCGCCCTCGCCCGGGTGTTCCTGCAGGACCCCGCGATGCTCGTCTTGGACGAGGCGACGAGTGCGGTCGACACCGAGACCGAGCGGCGCATCCAGAGCGCGCTGGATCGGCTCGCGGCCGACCGGACGACGTTCACTGTCGCTCATCGGCTCTCGACGGTGACCGGCGCTGACACGATCGCAGTGCTGGAGGACGGGCGCGTCGTCGAACGCGGGACGCACGAGGAACTGATACAGGAAAACGGACGCTACGCCCGACTCTGGCGCGCACAGGTCGGAGACACTGGAACGGTCGAGACTGGCAGTGGCAACTGATCGACAGGGTCTGGAAAAACGGCCTGTGGGTCGGGAACGCTCGCTTGGAACCGGTCAGTCTGCACCCGCGGAACCGGCCGAGCCGGCGCTCGAATCGGCGTCGGCGGACGCACGAACGTCCTCGACGAATTCGAGCCAGTTCTCGAAGACGATCTTGGCCTCGCAGGCCGCGGCGTAGTTTTCCTCGGTGATGCCGTCGAGCACGCGCTGGATGCGCTCGTCGGGCAGGTCTTTTCCGAGTGTTACGTCACGGGCGGTTTCGGGGTCGTACTCGGGGTGGAACTGGACGCCGAAGGCCCGGTCCTTGCGGAACGCGTGGATCGAGTAGTCGTTCTCGGCGAGCACGTCGGCTCCCGGCGGCACCGCGGCGACCTCGTCGGAGTGGGTCGTGAAGGCGGTGAAGCGCTCGTCGATGCCGTCGAACAGCACCGAGTCGCCGCCGTGGCTGATCTCGCGGTAGCCGATCTCGTACTCGCCCATCGCCGCGACCTCGCCGCCCAGCGCCTCCGCGAGTAGCTGGTGGCCCCAACAGACGCCCAGACAGGGGATCCCGGCCTCTGCGGCCTCCCGAACCCACGCCTTCGTGGGCTCGATCCACTGTTCGTCCCAGTATACCGACGACCGGGAGCCTGTGACGACGACGCCGTCGAACGGCTCGGCCGACGGCGGGAGTTCGGACGCGTTGGCGTCGAACTCCGCCAGATCGGCGTCGAGTTCCCGGCGGAAGTTCCGCGGGGTGTGGGCGTCGTCGTGGGCTGCGTTGAGCACGGCGATTCGCGGTCGACTCATCGGTGTCAGTGACAAGTAGACCGCGCACAAAAGGGGTTTCGCCGCCCGCGAATGGTGCCTCCAGCTGTGATCCTCGCTTCGGCGTCGTTCCAGCCACGATCCGCTTTGGCGTCGAGCAGCTTCTCCGGTGCGCGCCTACAGGTCCACGTCGCCGTGCTCTTCGAGGAAGCCGAGCAGCCGGTCGTTGACCGCCGCCGAGTATTCGATGCCGACGAGATGCCCCGCATCGGGTGCGATCTCTAGTTCCGCCTTGGGAAGCCCCTCGGCCAGCGCTTCGGCGTTCGAGGGCGGGACGACCCGATCCTCGGCGCCGTGGACGACCAGCGTCGGCAGCGTCGTCTCGTACAGCGGCCCCTCGTGCTCGTAGGTGGCAAAGGCCCGTTCCTGAGCCTCCCAGCCCGCTCGCTCGGCGTCGTCGTCGGCGCGCCACTCGGCGATCCGGTCGAGCGCCTCTGGATGACTCTCACGGAAATCAGCAGAAAACACCGGTTCCAGCGACGACCGAAGCGCCCGCTCGTCGTCCGGCGGCGCGAACATCGAAGTTCGGGGTTCGGCAGGAAGGTCGGCGTCGGGCCCGCCCGAACTGGTGCCAAGCAGCGTCAGCGTCTTCGCGCGACCGTACCGGCGAGCGTGTTCGAGGGCGACCATCCCGCCGAGGCCACAGCCGACGAGATGGGCAGTCCGCGCACCGGCGTCCGACAGCACCGCCTCCAGATCGGCCGCAAGCTGGGCAACGTCGTAGGGGCCTTCCGGGGTATCGGACTGCCCGGTTCCTCGCAGGTCCCAGACGAGCGTCTCGAAGGGGCCCGCCAGCGCGTCGTACTGCCAGCCCCACTGCCAAGCGCCGTAGCCCAGATCGTCGATGAACGCGACGGTCTCGCCGTCGCCCTCGCACTCGTAGTACAGCGAGACGCCGTTTCGCGTGGTCGTCGGCATGGGTTCCGGTCGTGCCCGCGCCGGTTAGTATCGTTCGGTCCGGCCGGTCGTCGCGCAACTGTTCGGTACGCGGCGTTGGCCGGGCCAACCGTTAAGTGCGATTCTGCCATCGGTTTCGATATGGTCGACCCCGCGGCGCTCCCACAGTGGGTCTACGGGTACGCGGTCGCGTTCGTTCTGGTTCACGGGACAATTCTGTACTATCTCTATCGTTCGAGTGGCGCTTCGAGTTCCGACACATCGTCCGACCCTGTCGAGACCGTGACGGTCGTGTGCGACCACTGCGGCGCCGAAAACGAGGTCGGCTACCGCTACTGCCGGAACTGCGTGCAGGAGCTCTCCGAGACGGACGGCACGGGTGACGCCGAGCAACTGGCAGACACCCGCGAAAGCCTCTGAGCGTCTCTCGAGGTGCCGCGATAGTAAACGTCAACCGTCGTCACGCCGTAGGAAAACCGATGGCTGACTGGGACAGCGACGACCACCGGGACGACGACGGTGACTGGGGCCAACGAGACGGCGACGGCCGGGCGCAGAGCGACGGCGGCGATTGGGACACCGGCACCGATCCACAGCCTCGGGGAGCGTCGCCGGACGCCGCCGGTGGTTCCGGCGATACCGATGCGACGGCGACGCTCGGCAGCGTGCTCAAGATGTCGGGCATCTCGCTCGGTCTCGTCGGCATCGCGCTGGTCGTGAGCAACGCCGCGTTCCTGCTCGTCGCCGTGCTCGCAACGGCGGTCGGCGTCAACGTGCTCGACGACCTCGCGCTCCAACTCGTCCTCAGCACCGTGTTGCTACAGGGCATCGGCTTCGGTACCGCCGCGCTGGTGTATCTCCGGTACAACGATCTCGGCTTCGAGTACGTCCGCGCGCGGATGCCGACGTGGAACGACATCAAGTGGACGATCGGGGCGTTCGTCGCCGGCTACGGGTTGCTGATCGCCGGGAGTCTCCTCCTCACGGCACTTGGTATCTCCAGCGAGGGCCACTCGATCGCCGAAACAGCCTCCGGAAACCCCGAGATCCTGCTGGTGTTGATCCCCCTGTCCTTTCTGCTCGTCGGGCCGGGCGAAGAACTGCTGTTCCGCGGCGTCATCCAGAACGCCTTCGTCGATCGCGTCGGCGTCGGCGGCGGCATCGTCGCCTCCAGCGCGATTTTCGTCTCGATCCATCTGCCGAACTACGGCTGGACTGACGGGCTCCCGACGCTCGGCGTACTCTTTGTCGTCACGATGGTCTGGGGGTACGTCTACGAGCGCACGGACAGCCTGTTCGTCCCGGCGATGGCCCACGGCGCGTTTAATGCGGTGCAGTTTGCCGCACTGTACGCCAGTATGACCTCGGGTGCGGCGACCGGCTTGCTGTGGTGACGCCGCCGCTCGTCGAAAGCGCATCTTTGAAAATCATCTCGCGGTCGCCGCCCTGTGCGTGCTACTGCTCCGGCGTCTCGTCGCCGCTGCGAAGTTTGTCGAGCAGCCACAGCGCGATCAGAAACGGCGCGATCGGCAGCATCAGGAGCAGCGTTCCCGTAGCGACCAGCAGCCCGATCGCGCTCATTTCGGCGTTCGTCCCCGCCGGGTTCGGTTGGGTCGCTGAACGAGTCATACAGTCGAAACTAGCCGGCGATCGATCAAGAATGTTCTCCCGAACTGTGCCCCGACGGCAGGTTCGCTCGCGGTGCGGTCACCAAGGCTCGTCTTTGAGTCCGAGCGCGTAGGCGATGCCGTTTGTCAGCAGATGCAGTGCCGGCGTCAAGACGACGACGACGGCGAGCACCGGCAGCGTGAACACGTCGGTGAACCAGTCGAACGCGACGATTGCGGTCAGCCCCAGCGAAACGATGACGAAATCGAGCTGGTCGACGCCCGGAAAGGCGGCACCGCGCTCCCGTCCGGTCCGGCGCTTGAGGAACGAGGCGAGAATATCTCCGAGCATCGCGCCGAAGGCCAGCGAGACCATCACCGCCGCGGGAAACGTCGGGACGCCGATGCCCAGCGCGTCTTCGGCGCCGGGCGCGAGCGCGTTCAACAGCGCCGCGAGCGCGACGCCGACCAGCGTTCCGACCGCGGTACCGCGCCACGTCTTGCCGTCGCCGAGCACCCGCCGACCACCCCACGTCCGACCGCCGTCGATCGGCGCGCCGCCGCCCGCGAGGACTGCGGCGTTGTTCGGGACGTACGCCGGGAGCATCGC
This window contains:
- a CDS encoding nitrite/sulfite reductase, with translation MPTDVEEWKEEVYGTEIRDHMERFAEEGWDAIPDDEHDAWFERFKWYGLYHQRAGQESYFMMRIGPPAGILEPGQLRKIGEIAKEYSTGPAENPVFGNGWADYSTRQAIQLHWINIEDVPDIWDELEEVGLTTLQACGDSWRNIVGCPVAGKDKHEHVDAIDTIHELNDTFKGNSEYSNLPRKWKVSVTGCQEGCGQGDINDLAYEPATKEIDGEEVEGYNVRVGGGLARNEPRLARDIDVFVTPEQASAVAGGMSALFRDYGDRENRYNARIKFLVDEWGTEKMRDVLQEEYVDFELHTAGEDYREEYSYNAGVDHGHADHVGVHEQADGNYYVGLDVLVGRMGADDVIELADLADEYGSGEARVTQRQNIILTDIPEENLDDLLDEPLLEDYSPDPHPFQRGSIACTGTEFCSLSIVETKNRQVRYSRWLKDNVDLPDDIEDFHIHLSGCTASCAQPQIADISLRGMKTRKDGEPVEALDIGLGGGLGENPEFASWVAERIPADEVPGAIENLVESFKDLREDGETFREFVVDRDDEELADLIEPEETSYDDPFMHNTKRTWYPYADEDDMDASPAPTAPEDEPTPADD
- a CDS encoding DUF6360 family protein, with protein sequence MTDRLMKVNAYTTFDLVDATVTGQDFEDDSLAVLNATSPRKNPDEVKLQLELDNMTEQHLPAHMEEVHLTPEQARTLAADLEKHAEKVEAAQSE
- a CDS encoding hemolysin family protein, giving the protein MEPLWIVVRIVAGLALILANAFFVAIEFALTRARQYPESEFAEAGLQRAWDMTDDLEIYLTSCQVGITASSIAVGIVAEPALAAIFEPLFANTALASVGAGAVIAFLIINLVHLTHGEQTPTYLGVERSKTVCRYGAAPLYWFTYIISPIISVGDTVAKWTLGLMGVEMTGAWLETEADVIESRAELRNKLGEVLEQGDLPEERRGEVMNALDIGETPVADVMVPREEIVALSTAADPEENIRRVNESPHTRFPLVGDSLDDFRGIVYVPELTRQWEQLGKGEVDLEEVAYQPMVVDADESVSDAVDQFQEAGQELALVRDGEETVGLVTTTDTVEEVMGELRDPLDEQYGSNQV
- a CDS encoding helix-turn-helix domain-containing protein, which encodes MSEDCEIEAVAAVLEDGTARTILTQTSLEPMSATTLSERCDASKPTVYRRLDDLRELDLLVEQTEPDPEGGHHQTVYATNMERITVELRDGELHLSVDRRPDIADRFTRLIEGI
- a CDS encoding DUF7521 family protein, whose amino-acid sequence is METVPLQLAETFRPPDYVILFSQLSGLASAVIGLFIAYQAYRGYRRNDSRPMLFIAIGFFLTLGIPLALFPAQLVLSTAGRTIALVIQQCSQLAGLLTILYALRMEP
- a CDS encoding aldo/keto reductase, producing MVENQSDTFELGGDDEIHRLGYGAMRITGEGIIGEPDDVDNAKAVLRRAVDIGVDFIDTADSYGPGVSERLLREALLDDPEYRDDVLVATKGGLLRNRDGDWLPMGDPDYLRDAALSSLDRLGVETIDLYQFHRPDPETPFEDSVTALAELQDEGLIRHVGLSNVDAEQLDAAREITDIVTVQNEYNLGNRESEAVLDACEDAGIGFIPWFPLGAGDLGDKEAVLDEVADAHDASRYQIGLAWLLEHSDVMLPIPGTSSIEHLEENVAASSIELTDEEYERLTA
- a CDS encoding ABC transporter ATP-binding protein, whose protein sequence is MSTDDSSAFDRYREDVDRPLARLFREYGVPRWRLLSLGLVANVIAQAASLVPPVVLGAAIDSLFRGEEAYSLLFVPQAWIPATPEAQFWFSVALIAVSFLATALFTWIYGVVGNEFAHGVMYAVRSDSFEKLLALDMAFFDDKQTGEVMAILNNDASNLERFLDDALMNSLRLVVMVGGIAAVLFGLHRQLAAVTLVAVPLMVGFTWWFMRAIAPRYRRRQESVAAFNTRIENGVSGVELAKTTASEPHEIERVDDAAHDLYRKIMSVLRLSYLYRPGMELLAGVSFAVTFLVGGYWLLTDTAPLFLTGELRVGTFVTFVFMSQRIVAPLAEVSDIVDQTQNAKASAERVFGLSDIPTHVDDRDDAVELTDADGRVEYDDVTFAYDSALTADGDEETVIDGVSVDAAPGETVALVGPTGAGKSTLVKLLVRLYDVTDGAVRVDGRDVREYSLASLRRQVGYVSQDTFLFDGTIAENVRYGRFDAEYDAVVEAAKAAEAHEFIQSLPDGYDTEVGERGVKLSGGQRQRIALARVFLQDPAMLVLDEATSAVDTETERRIQSALDRLAADRTTFTVAHRLSTVTGADTIAVLEDGRVVERGTHEELIQENGRYARLWRAQVGDTGTVETGSGN
- a CDS encoding type 1 glutamine amidotransferase; the encoded protein is MSRPRIAVLNAAHDDAHTPRNFRRELDADLAEFDANASELPPSAEPFDGVVVTGSRSSVYWDEQWIEPTKAWVREAAEAGIPCLGVCWGHQLLAEALGGEVAAMGEYEIGYREISHGGDSVLFDGIDERFTAFTTHSDEVAAVPPGADVLAENDYSIHAFRKDRAFGVQFHPEYDPETARDVTLGKDLPDERIQRVLDGITEENYAAACEAKIVFENWLEFVEDVRASADADSSAGSAGSAGAD
- a CDS encoding alpha/beta fold hydrolase; its protein translation is MPTTTRNGVSLYYECEGDGETVAFIDDLGYGAWQWGWQYDALAGPFETLVWDLRGTGQSDTPEGPYDVAQLAADLEAVLSDAGARTAHLVGCGLGGMVALEHARRYGRAKTLTLLGTSSGGPDADLPAEPRTSMFAPPDDERALRSSLEPVFSADFRESHPEALDRIAEWRADDDAERAGWEAQERAFATYEHEGPLYETTLPTLVVHGAEDRVVPPSNAEALAEGLPKAELEIAPDAGHLVGIEYSAAVNDRLLGFLEEHGDVDL
- a CDS encoding DUF7577 domain-containing protein: MVDPAALPQWVYGYAVAFVLVHGTILYYLYRSSGASSSDTSSDPVETVTVVCDHCGAENEVGYRYCRNCVQELSETDGTGDAEQLADTRESL
- a CDS encoding CPBP family intramembrane glutamic endopeptidase: MADWDSDDHRDDDGDWGQRDGDGRAQSDGGDWDTGTDPQPRGASPDAAGGSGDTDATATLGSVLKMSGISLGLVGIALVVSNAAFLLVAVLATAVGVNVLDDLALQLVLSTVLLQGIGFGTAALVYLRYNDLGFEYVRARMPTWNDIKWTIGAFVAGYGLLIAGSLLLTALGISSEGHSIAETASGNPEILLVLIPLSFLLVGPGEELLFRGVIQNAFVDRVGVGGGIVASSAIFVSIHLPNYGWTDGLPTLGVLFVVTMVWGYVYERTDSLFVPAMAHGAFNAVQFAALYASMTSGAATGLLW
- a CDS encoding DUF7535 family protein is translated as MTRSATQPNPAGTNAEMSAIGLLVATGTLLLMLPIAPFLIALWLLDKLRSGDETPEQ
- a CDS encoding CDP-2,3-bis-(O-geranylgeranyl)-sn-glycerol synthase, producing the protein MSVIEAVVVAVWAMLPAYVPNNAAVLAGGGAPIDGGRTWGGRRVLGDGKTWRGTAVGTLVGVALAALLNALAPGAEDALGIGVPTFPAAVMVSLAFGAMLGDILASFLKRRTGRERGAAFPGVDQLDFVIVSLGLTAIVAFDWFTDVFTLPVLAVVVVLTPALHLLTNGIAYALGLKDEPW